In Phreatobacter cathodiphilus, the genomic window TCCTATCGGGGCGGCCACCGCATGAACGTCAAGCTGCTCGAGGCGCTCTTCGCCGACCCGACGGCCTATGCCATCGTCGAGCAGACCGCCCGCCGCGAGCGCGGCCATGCCGATATCGGCGTGTCGGTCGCCGCCTACGGGCCGGACGCCAACTGAGCGCTTGCCCCAATTGGGCCTCAACTCCGCTTCAGAACGTGGCGCCGGGGCGATAGCCCCACGGTTCAAATTCGGTTATGAGCCGTGCCGGGCCCCGCGGCCCGCGTCATAACGTCGAGTGGGAAGGTCGTGACCGTGCAGAAGCATCCCGTGGATGGGCAGCCCTCGGATCAGGCCCTTTCGGCGCATCCCGCCCGCAGCGCTTCGGCGCGCGCGGTGGTCATGGCCGCGGTTCTGGCGGTCTCGCTCCCGCTCGGCGCCTGCGCCAACGCTCCGTCCTTCGGCAACCTGTTCGGCGGCAATGTCGATTCGGCCAGCCTTCCCGACGAGCCGGCCGAAAAGCTCTACAACGAGGGCATCGCCCTGCAGAACCGCCGCGACTGGCGTCGCGCCGCCCTGAAGTTCATGGAAATCGACCGCACCCATCCCTACACGGAATGGGCCAAGCGGGCCCTCGTCATGGCCGCCTATTCCTACTACGAGGCGCAGGACTACGAGGAGACGATCAACCAGGCCCGCCGCTATCTGCAGCTTCACCCCGGCTCCAACGACGCCGCCTATGCCCAGTACCTGATGGGCGCCGCGCAGTATGACCAGATCCCCGACGTCCAGCGCGACCAGACCCGCACCGAGCGCGCCCTGGTGGTCCTGGAAGAGGTCACCCGCAAGTGGCCGCAGTCGGAATATGCCATCGCCGCCCGCCGCAAGGTCGAGGTCGCCCGCGACCAGCTCGCCGGTCGCGAGATGACGGTCGCCAAATACTATCTCGACCGCCGCCAGTTCGCCGGCGCCATCAACCGCTACCGCACGGTGATCTCCCAGTTCCAGACGACCCGCCACGTCGAGGAGGCGCTCGCCCGCCTCGTCGAGTGCTACATGGCGCTCGGCATCGTCAACGAGGCGCAGACCGCCGCCGCCGTCCTCGGCCACAACTTCCCGGACAGCCAGTGGTACAAGGACAGCTACGCGCTGATCCAGGGCCAGGGCCTCTCGCCCCGCGAGGACACCGGCTCGTGGATCAGCCGCGCCTTCCGCCGCATCACCGGCTGACGCTTCCGTTCCGCCTCCGTTCGCGTTAAGCCCATGAGGGCGCGGAGCGGGCCGAATCTCCCGGCCTCCGCGTCCAGCCGCTGCCGGGAACTCGCGAACCGCCCATGCTCGTCCAGCTTTCGATCCGCGACATCGTCCTGATCGACCGGCTCGATCTGACCTTCGCCGAGGGACTCTCCGTGCTCACCGGCGAGACCGGCGCCGGCAAGTCCATCCTGCTCGACGCCACCTCGCTGGCCCTCGGCGCCCGCGGCGACGCCGCTCTCGTCCGTCACGGGCAGGACCAGGGCCAGGTCACCGCCGTCTTCGACGTGCCGCTCGCCCATCCCGCCCGGCGCATCGCGGCGGAAGCCGACATCGACACCGAGGGCGACATGATCCTGAGGCGGGTGCAACTCGCCGACGGCCGCACCCGCGCCTTCGTCAACGACCAGGCGGTGAGCGTGCAGGTGCTGCGCGCCATCGGCGGCGCCCTGGTCGAGATCCACGGCCAGCACGCCGACCGGGCGCTGATCGAACCGGAGAGCCACCGCGCCGTCGTCGACGCCTTCGGCGGGCTCGCGGCCGAGGTCGAGGCCGTCCGCGCCGCCTGGAAG contains:
- a CDS encoding outer membrane protein assembly factor BamD, which gives rise to MQKHPVDGQPSDQALSAHPARSASARAVVMAAVLAVSLPLGACANAPSFGNLFGGNVDSASLPDEPAEKLYNEGIALQNRRDWRRAALKFMEIDRTHPYTEWAKRALVMAAYSYYEAQDYEETINQARRYLQLHPGSNDAAYAQYLMGAAQYDQIPDVQRDQTRTERALVVLEEVTRKWPQSEYAIAARRKVEVARDQLAGREMTVAKYYLDRRQFAGAINRYRTVISQFQTTRHVEEALARLVECYMALGIVNEAQTAAAVLGHNFPDSQWYKDSYALIQGQGLSPREDTGSWISRAFRRITG